TAGCTGAAACTACTGATGAAAAATATAATAATATTATCTTAACTATCTCATCAACAGTTAGATATGAAGTATTAATTACTAGATCATATACTGACAAGTCATTTATATCTATACCATAATATTTCTTAAATCTTCTATAATGCATATACTCTCTCTTTATTATCTGAGACACTGCTTCATCATAAGATATCCTATCTCTTGCGGCTATTCTATTAGCTCTGGTTTTTAATGAAGCCCACAAATATACTGCAATATCTGCATATTCTCTAAATAACCATCCGGCAATATGTGATTCTATGACTAAGTTCTTTTCCTTAATTATATGTTCATAAATTTTATTATCAACCATTTTATCGATATCAAAATTAGTTTCAGCAAGTCTATTAAGATCTATTATATCTAGCTTCATACTCTTAGCTATTTCCCTAAATATACTCCCAGCTGAGATAAATCTAAAAGAAATTTGACTTGCTAATCTAGATGCCACAGAAGTCTTTCCACTTCCTGGTGGCCCACTAATAATAATTATCATACTTTACTCCTCATAAAAAATTACGATCTAACAGCCATCTTTATTAATTGTGTTAAACATTTATGACATAAATATCCACCAAATGGCCTCTCTGGCCTTTTTTCTGTTTTGCTATATTTATATAATTTATTTGTCTTTACTCCATTTAAAGGTTTTTTACAAATTGCACACTTAGCCTCACCATTATTTTTTCTTTCGTAATGTATAACAGATTTTCCACTAGGTAATCTTACGCTAACTCTCCTAAGAGATCGTGAACGGAGAGCTGGTCTAGGCATATCTTAAACTATCTTATTATATTTTTAAATTTGATCTCAAAGATAAAGGTGTTAGCAATATATATGAGGCTATAAACTCAAAAAGAGGTCCATTTAATAGCAAATAACCATTAGACGTTCTTAAGGTAAGATATGGTATATAAAATGGTAAATAGATCTGAAAATTAAGGTAACTTAAAATAATTATTAGATCAACTATATATATGCCTACAAGTACCATAGATCTTATAAACATATAATACCTTACTGTAGACATATATGCATCTAACTGTTTAGATATTTTTCTATAAGTCTTTTCTCTTCTTTTAGATGAAGCTATATTCTTTAATCTCTCC
The genomic region above belongs to Saccharolobus caldissimus and contains:
- the cmk gene encoding (d)CMP kinase; the protein is MIIIISGPPGSGKTSVASRLASQISFRFISAGSIFREIAKSMKLDIIDLNRLAETNFDIDKMVDNKIYEHIIKEKNLVIESHIAGWLFREYADIAVYLWASLKTRANRIAARDRISYDEAVSQIIKREYMHYRRFKKYYGIDINDLSVYDLVINTSYLTVDEIVKIILLYFSSVVSAKSDLLKKENTNDNVWPV
- a CDS encoding 50S ribosomal protein L34e; translation: MPRPALRSRSLRRVSVRLPSGKSVIHYERKNNGEAKCAICKKPLNGVKTNKLYKYSKTEKRPERPFGGYLCHKCLTQLIKMAVRS